In Dyadobacter subterraneus, a single genomic region encodes these proteins:
- a CDS encoding nucleoside permease, which produces MKNLTRYQLMAMMFLLYFIWGSWYGQMSKYMFNSLHATGVQVGGAYAAFSIAMIIAPFFVGMIADRYFAAQKVLGVLSLAGAALLYLITGITDADTFFWVILAYCITFAPTMALTTSIAMQHVKDTEKDFPTIRVMGTVAWIVVSNIIGYYGFGDSVMIFKISMIAAAILGVYSFFLPNTPPKPNTSTTFSDILGLDAFKLFKDRSFAIFFISSLLICIPLSFYYAMANPSLTDSGMTNVENKMSLGQASEVVFMLLIPFAFRKFGVKWILIVGLIAWIVRFIGFGYGDASSEWLLYMAIVLHGVCYDFFFVTGQIYTDSKAGEKYRSSAQGLITIATYGIGMGIGSWIAGIVADQYTVNGVKDWTSIWMVPAGIAALVLVLFVLFFKDNKVKAES; this is translated from the coding sequence ATGAAAAATTTGACCCGTTATCAGTTAATGGCCATGATGTTTCTCCTTTATTTTATTTGGGGATCATGGTACGGCCAGATGAGTAAATACATGTTTAATTCCCTGCACGCGACCGGAGTCCAGGTGGGAGGTGCTTATGCGGCTTTTTCCATTGCGATGATTATAGCGCCCTTTTTTGTGGGTATGATTGCTGATAGATATTTTGCTGCCCAGAAAGTACTTGGTGTGTTGAGTTTGGCGGGCGCGGCTTTGTTGTATTTGATCACAGGAATTACCGATGCTGATACATTTTTCTGGGTGATTTTGGCTTACTGTATAACTTTTGCACCAACCATGGCATTGACAACTTCCATCGCTATGCAGCATGTGAAGGATACAGAAAAAGATTTCCCAACTATCCGTGTAATGGGCACTGTGGCCTGGATCGTGGTTTCGAATATTATCGGTTACTATGGTTTTGGTGACAGCGTAATGATTTTCAAAATTTCGATGATCGCTGCTGCTATTTTAGGTGTTTATTCGTTCTTTCTTCCAAATACACCACCGAAGCCAAATACCAGCACTACTTTTTCTGATATTTTGGGTTTGGATGCGTTCAAGCTTTTTAAAGACCGCTCGTTCGCAATTTTCTTTATTTCGTCTTTGCTGATCTGTATTCCTTTGTCATTTTACTATGCTATGGCGAATCCGTCTCTTACGGATTCTGGGATGACAAATGTTGAAAATAAGATGTCGCTTGGACAAGCCTCAGAAGTTGTTTTTATGCTTTTAATTCCTTTTGCCTTCCGCAAATTCGGTGTAAAATGGATTTTGATCGTTGGTTTGATCGCCTGGATTGTTCGGTTTATCGGTTTTGGTTATGGTGATGCGAGCAGCGAATGGTTACTATATATGGCAATCGTTCTTCATGGTGTTTGTTATGATTTCTTCTTTGTTACGGGTCAGATTTATACGGATAGCAAAGCAGGTGAGAAATACAGATCTTCTGCACAGGGATTGATTACAATCGCTACATACGGTATTGGAATGGGAATTGGTTCCTGGATTGCCGGTATTGTGGCTGATCAATATACTGTGAATGGCGTTAAAGATTGGACTAGTATCTGGATGGTTCCGGCTGGAATTGCTGCTTTGGTGCTTGTTCTGTTTGTTTTGTTCTTTAAGGACAATAAGGTGAAGGCTGAGAGTTAA
- a CDS encoding RNA recognition motif domain-containing protein, translating to MDIFVGSLSFKLKESELREAFEKFGEVSSAKIIIDKITRQSKGFGFVEMPDEEQAKLAISELNGVEMYGRPLVVNESQKKERTPGDQPRTGSSDSRSSSTGTSDRSSNFGRNKPAGGGGGYSGGGNSGGGYGGGSGGYGGGSGYGGKPKSDYGRGGRDGDYKKGGGSRRGDSRDRDDW from the coding sequence ATGGACATTTTTGTTGGGAGTCTTTCTTTTAAGTTAAAAGAAAGCGAGTTGCGTGAAGCTTTTGAAAAATTTGGTGAAGTAAGCTCCGCAAAAATTATTATTGACAAAATTACACGTCAAAGCAAGGGGTTTGGGTTTGTAGAAATGCCTGATGAAGAGCAGGCTAAACTAGCCATAAGTGAGTTGAACGGAGTCGAAATGTACGGCAGACCGTTAGTTGTAAACGAATCGCAGAAAAAAGAAAGAACACCGGGAGACCAGCCAAGAACAGGCAGCAGCGATAGTCGCAGCAGCAGTACAGGAACAAGCGACAGAAGTTCTAACTTCGGAAGAAACAAACCAGCCGGTGGCGGTGGAGGTTATAGCGGAGGCGGAAACAGCGGCGGAGGTTATGGTGGAGGAAGTGGCGGCTACGGCGGCGGAAGCGGGTATGGTGGAAAACCTAAATCTGATTACGGACGCGGAGGAAGAGACGGAGATTATAAAAAAGGCGGCGGATCAAGAAGAGGTGATTCAAGAGACAGAGATGATTGGTGA
- a CDS encoding ATP/GTP-binding protein encodes MKIKNLLFTALFTASFLSVQAQNTLTEIWATEGTIPVPESVFYSEGDKILYVAQIDGKSGEKDGKGAIGKVGLDGKVIDLNWVSGLNAPKGMGKLGSKFYVADVTDIVEIDFKSGKILQKYPVEGSKFLNDLTTDSKGNIYVSDSDTHKVHLLKDGKVSTYYETLTRPNGLLSIGTDLLILDSGSLIKLDANKKPTTLAEGLDKSTDGIMEVKPGEYIVSCWAGAIYYVKSDGSKELMLDTKAAGSNTADIGYDAKKKIVYVPTFLKNSVVAYQLK; translated from the coding sequence ATGAAAATCAAAAATCTACTTTTTACCGCCTTGTTTACAGCTTCTTTTTTATCAGTTCAGGCACAAAATACCTTAACTGAAATCTGGGCAACGGAAGGCACAATTCCGGTTCCTGAATCTGTGTTTTACAGTGAAGGAGATAAAATTTTATATGTAGCACAAATTGACGGAAAGTCGGGCGAAAAAGATGGAAAAGGTGCGATTGGAAAAGTTGGACTTGATGGTAAAGTAATTGATCTGAACTGGGTATCTGGCTTGAATGCGCCAAAAGGAATGGGGAAACTCGGTTCTAAATTCTACGTAGCCGATGTTACAGACATTGTTGAAATTGATTTCAAATCAGGCAAGATTTTACAAAAATATCCTGTTGAAGGTTCGAAATTTCTGAATGATCTGACAACAGACTCAAAAGGAAATATCTACGTTTCTGATTCTGATACCCACAAAGTGCATCTTCTGAAAGACGGAAAAGTTTCAACCTATTATGAAACCTTGACACGTCCAAACGGATTGTTATCAATAGGTACCGATTTGCTGATCCTGGACAGCGGTTCACTTATAAAACTGGATGCAAACAAGAAACCCACGACCCTTGCAGAAGGCCTGGATAAAAGTACGGATGGAATTATGGAAGTGAAACCAGGCGAGTATATCGTGTCCTGCTGGGCGGGAGCTATCTATTACGTAAAGTCTGACGGATCGAAAGAATTGATGCTGGATACCAAGGCCGCGGGCAGCAATACAGCCGATATTGGGTATGACGCCAAGAAAAAGATTGTATATGTACCAACATTTTTGAAAAATAGTGTAGTAGCTTATCAGTTAAAATAA
- a CDS encoding DUF1080 domain-containing protein, with translation MKKIIYALLACCMLHTGAMAQLDKNRTLSTRIADLLAQLPADNATQLKKSMDELADLGKPGLVQIASMLVAPGKGNDAKAQYALGGFTYYSSQAGKESWRKNAAEAYVEALSKVQSPESKQFLIYQLQTIGKDEAVPVVATYLSDEYLSGPAARTLARIGTESTGKALLQALTTAKGKAQISITEALGMSRVKEAAGAIEKTATSEELNLRKVSLFALSEIASPSSESILAAAAVKANYLYDEANSTASYLNYLSRLSLTGNAPIAEKAALVLTNSLVDAKQTDARSSALKIYADSKKRESVPVLVKALDSSDLEYRAAALKLGQKYTMADGTTPWLNALKKTKPEVQAEIIYMLGRAESKDALPIITKSLASKDAKVKTAAIWATGKIGGESSLPALLPILKKGNADEIKAVKNTLLTLKGNSVVDQLATALPTLPATAQPAVIDVLAARAASSKMGVVSAQLTSTNPEVKTAAFNALKSLATSNDLPQLFTLLNSVTNADEVTAVQNAIITGVKGSGNASAQSDFILKQITASPADKQSRYLAVLASIGGNKALTSVVSSYNVGDAVSKKAAISALSNWSDASAANELLAIAKKSTDAEDFNLALTGYVSGITKSPKTPVNKVLMLHNALDIAKTDAQKELILKELPRYKTFNALLLAGKYLDNSGAVQQAAAQAVMNIGLANKNFSGAEVRELMTKTSSVLKGQDSEYQKESIRKYLAEMPAGDGFVSLFNGKDLTGWKGLVENPIARAKMSADTLALKQKKADEIMKSGWSAKDGDLVFSGHGDNLCTVKQYGDFEMYIDWKIESKGDAGIYLRGTPQVQIWDTSRVDVGAQVGSGGLYNNDKNPKNPTKLADNAIGDWNNFHITMIGDRVTVELNGEKVVDNVILENYWDRKLPIFVKEQLELQAHGNVVYYRDIYVREIPRPEPFMLSDEEKKEGYKILFDGTNMHEWVGNTIDYTSQNGEMVCNPNGGGKGNLYSKDEYSDFIFRFEFQLTPGANNGLGVRTPMEGDAAYVGTEIQILDNDADIYKDLKEYQYHGSAYGIIPAKRGYLKPLGEWNYEEVYLKGSKIKVTLNGTVITEGDLAEASKNGTADHRDHPGLKNTMGHLGFLGHGAPLKFRNIRIKDLSKVTEEPVAAGKKKAKKKK, from the coding sequence ATGAAAAAAATTATATATGCGCTGCTTGCCTGTTGTATGCTTCATACGGGTGCAATGGCTCAATTGGATAAAAACAGAACTTTATCGACCCGAATCGCCGATTTACTAGCGCAGCTTCCGGCTGATAATGCAACTCAATTAAAGAAAAGCATGGACGAACTGGCCGATCTTGGAAAACCGGGATTGGTTCAAATCGCATCGATGCTGGTTGCACCAGGCAAAGGAAATGATGCCAAGGCGCAGTATGCGCTTGGAGGTTTTACTTATTACTCATCTCAGGCCGGAAAAGAATCATGGCGTAAAAATGCGGCCGAAGCTTATGTGGAAGCTTTATCAAAAGTGCAGTCGCCGGAAAGCAAGCAATTTTTGATTTATCAGTTACAAACCATTGGTAAAGACGAAGCCGTTCCGGTTGTGGCAACTTACCTTTCTGACGAATATTTGTCAGGACCTGCTGCAAGAACATTGGCAAGAATTGGTACTGAAAGTACTGGGAAAGCACTTTTACAAGCTTTGACAACTGCAAAAGGCAAAGCTCAGATTTCTATTACAGAAGCACTTGGTATGAGCCGCGTAAAAGAAGCAGCTGGTGCTATTGAAAAAACGGCGACAAGTGAGGAATTGAATTTACGTAAAGTAAGCCTGTTCGCTTTATCTGAAATCGCTTCCCCGTCTTCGGAATCCATCCTGGCTGCGGCGGCTGTGAAAGCAAATTATCTTTATGATGAAGCCAATTCAACTGCTTCTTATTTGAACTATTTGTCGCGCTTATCTCTTACCGGAAACGCTCCGATTGCAGAAAAAGCAGCTTTGGTGCTTACTAATTCTTTGGTTGATGCAAAACAAACGGACGCACGGTCTTCTGCTTTGAAAATATATGCGGACAGCAAAAAACGCGAAAGTGTTCCTGTTTTGGTAAAAGCCTTGGATAGTTCAGATCTTGAATACCGTGCTGCGGCTTTGAAACTGGGACAAAAATATACAATGGCAGATGGAACAACTCCCTGGTTAAATGCTTTAAAAAAGACAAAGCCGGAAGTTCAGGCTGAAATTATTTATATGCTGGGTCGCGCTGAATCAAAAGATGCATTGCCAATCATTACGAAATCTCTTGCTTCAAAAGATGCTAAAGTTAAAACGGCGGCTATTTGGGCAACTGGAAAAATCGGTGGCGAGAGCAGCCTTCCTGCTTTACTTCCAATTCTGAAGAAAGGTAATGCAGACGAAATCAAAGCGGTTAAAAACACACTTTTGACGTTGAAAGGAAATTCAGTTGTGGATCAGCTTGCAACGGCTTTACCAACTTTACCAGCAACGGCGCAACCGGCGGTCATTGATGTTTTGGCTGCAAGAGCTGCCAGTTCTAAAATGGGTGTGGTTTCAGCACAACTTACAAGTACTAATCCGGAAGTTAAAACAGCTGCATTTAACGCGCTGAAATCACTGGCAACTTCAAATGATCTGCCTCAGTTATTTACACTTTTGAATTCCGTAACTAATGCTGATGAAGTCACCGCTGTTCAAAATGCGATTATTACCGGTGTAAAAGGATCAGGAAATGCTTCGGCGCAGAGTGATTTTATTTTGAAACAAATCACTGCTTCCCCGGCGGATAAACAATCTCGTTACCTGGCAGTTTTGGCCAGTATCGGTGGAAATAAAGCTTTGACTTCGGTTGTTTCATCTTATAATGTAGGTGATGCAGTTTCTAAAAAGGCGGCTATTTCTGCACTTTCCAACTGGTCAGATGCAAGTGCTGCGAACGAGCTTTTGGCTATTGCAAAAAAATCAACGGATGCAGAAGATTTCAATCTTGCTTTGACCGGTTATGTTTCAGGAATTACAAAATCTCCAAAAACGCCGGTTAACAAAGTTTTGATGCTTCACAATGCGCTTGACATTGCAAAAACGGATGCGCAGAAAGAATTGATCTTGAAGGAATTACCAAGATATAAAACGTTCAACGCTTTGCTTTTGGCTGGAAAGTATCTTGACAATTCCGGCGCTGTTCAGCAAGCTGCTGCTCAGGCGGTGATGAATATCGGATTGGCAAACAAAAATTTCAGCGGTGCAGAAGTTCGGGAACTGATGACAAAAACATCTTCGGTTTTGAAAGGCCAGGATAGCGAATATCAAAAAGAATCTATCCGCAAATATCTGGCAGAAATGCCGGCTGGCGACGGTTTTGTTTCTTTATTCAACGGAAAAGATCTTACAGGCTGGAAAGGTCTGGTTGAAAACCCGATTGCCCGTGCCAAAATGAGTGCTGATACTTTGGCTTTGAAACAGAAAAAAGCAGATGAGATTATGAAATCAGGCTGGTCTGCGAAAGACGGTGATTTAGTTTTCTCTGGTCATGGCGATAATCTGTGTACGGTTAAACAATATGGAGATTTTGAAATGTATATTGACTGGAAAATTGAATCAAAAGGTGATGCAGGAATTTATCTTCGCGGTACGCCTCAGGTTCAGATCTGGGATACCTCCCGTGTTGATGTTGGCGCTCAGGTTGGTTCTGGCGGATTGTATAACAATGACAAAAATCCTAAAAATCCGACAAAACTTGCGGACAACGCCATCGGCGACTGGAATAATTTCCACATTACCATGATCGGCGACCGTGTTACGGTTGAATTGAATGGTGAAAAAGTAGTTGATAATGTGATTCTTGAAAATTACTGGGATCGTAAATTGCCAATTTTTGTAAAAGAGCAACTGGAATTGCAGGCGCATGGAAACGTAGTTTACTACCGTGATATTTATGTTCGTGAAATCCCTCGTCCGGAACCTTTCATGCTTTCTGACGAAGAGAAAAAAGAAGGTTATAAAATCCTTTTTGACGGAACGAATATGCATGAATGGGTTGGAAATACAATTGACTACACCAGCCAGAATGGTGAAATGGTTTGTAATCCAAATGGTGGCGGAAAAGGAAATCTTTATTCAAAAGACGAATACAGCGACTTTATTTTCCGTTTCGAATTTCAGCTTACACCTGGCGCAAATAACGGTCTGGGCGTTCGTACGCCTATGGAAGGTGATGCTGCTTATGTTGGAACAGAAATCCAGATTCTTGATAATGATGCAGACATTTATAAAGATTTGAAAGAATATCAATACCACGGTTCTGCGTATGGTATTATCCCTGCAAAACGTGGATATCTGAAACCGCTTGGCGAATGGAACTATGAAGAAGTTTATTTAAAAGGATCAAAAATCAAGGTTACTTTGAATGGTACCGTGATCACAGAAGGAGATCTTGCCGAAGCCAGTAAAAATGGCACAGCGGATCACAGAGATCACCCCGGGTTGAAAAACACAATGGGACATCTTGGATTCCTTGGACATGGAGCTCCGCTCAAATTTAGAAATATCCGTATTAAAGATTTATCGAAGGTAACGGAAGAGCCTGTTGCAGCAGGAAAGAAAAAAGCTAAGAAAAAGAAATAG